CAAATAGATCGTGAGATTTCGAGCCACGAAAGCCCCACATTCGGCCGCTTATGCCCGCGGCCCTATTTATACATGGATGCGCACACGTTTATCTCGAACCTTCTTTTTTTACGTGCGCCGGAGACACGGAGCGAAATAAATCCTCCTCCAAGTCCACGTCTCGAGTAATGAACGACCCACTCGTGATGTGTTGATATTGAGGAAGATCTCTTTGGGGCAGGTAGAAAATGTTGCCGGAATACAGGACACCTCGTGTTGTACATGTACCGTTTTCGTCTCGTGCGATCTCGATGAGATATCATTCCCTGGTCCAAAAGAACGGGAGCTGGGGAAAGAGGGAAGGACGAGCCCCGACACTCGCTTCGTTTCTCTGCTCGCTATTTCCTTCGAGGATCAACTTTTGGTCTGAATTTCACCCATTTTCTCTCTTATAATTCAGCAATATTTAGGGTGGGGATGAAATTTTAGAATTACTCAAATTTCGAAGGGCCGAAacctcgagtttataaacttcgaatgatatgTGGAGACGGACGAATTCGACTAGAGGTTCGAATGTCGGAAATAAGTAGagtagaaacttcaaggttcgaagcattgtttacatcgaaaatagaatgtgaCAATCGCCCACAGAAGGACGACTGAAATATCgagattttccgaaaatccgACTGTCACACAcactttcgattcataaatttctaCAATCAACAATACTgcgaatattcacaatttcgataATATAATAAAGATTAAATATGTTGCTGGGGTTGAAGTACTGAAAGAGCAAAAAGTCCAACGGTCGAAATGGCGAAAcgttggaaagtcgattgatcaaaataaagaaacacaacggagctcaaaatacacgGGTCTCACTCACTCGGACTGGTGATCTCCAACTTCAAACATCGccacatcgccattttgactttcgccttttcgagccgtCGCTGTACCGCgtatccaagttttataacctcgaaaaattcactctcgattttttgctactctatattctggtctatcTATAAAACAAATACTCTCCAttgtgaattcgaaaatatgaacgtttgacattcgtatggtTCGTTaaaatcgaaatcgaaatgaaaactgtcgaaaattaaaaacattttcgagtaaatacgaaaaaaaataaaaaataaaaaatacgtcaacttataatattctcgaaaatactatagttaattaattattaaagaaacaaattttgaaaattttcaaaaacaattgggaacgctatcgctccggtaaagagtctctcgATTGAACATCGAGACACAAATATTCGATAAAACACGTGATCCGCaaaatagtcgatcggaaatgagaatttcgaataacttatttttctccgatctgatatcacaactttgaaaatttcgaaacatcGACCGTTCTCCAATTTGGTTGTTTGACATATTGAGCTCCTCCCAATATTTAgcatttttatcataatttttcgagttcattgaaattcattaatgaaacAACGAATACAGAGGAATTATGGGCTTATGTAAGTGGCGCTCATCCCGGTGTTAATACTCGTAACACCCGCGACGAATCGCAAATCTCTTTTACGTGACGAATTCCCGAACAAGTGGGTTTGTTTTGATAGCCTCCCGTGCGCAAAGCCCCCTCGACGATACACGGCCGCTTCGATTTACGAGAATTTTCACCTGTTTGTTTATCTCAATCGTACATAGCGCCACGATCCAGGCCAAAGTACTTTGTTTCAATATTATTGAGGAATTTAACCGCGCGATTATTGTTTCGAGATTGTCTATGGttaatcgtgaaaataataacgTTCAGGCTTCGTCAAATTGGGCAATGAAATTCGGTGACCGAACGGTGGTTGCTCCAAATTAGTTGAGCATTCGAATGATCATCGATTATTTTCTACCGAAAATATACCAAagagcgtattttttggtgacgcaaatttaattattcaataaaaatggagTGATGATGAAATCCTCgtaagctcccgtataaattttacgatttatcaagtttttattccttattaaggtagttcacgcgcgaaacgattttcttaagaaagtattgaaatttacacagagttcaAGTCGCCAGTCGACTGGCACGCATATAATTTTAAGGGGTTTGGCTTATTGATTATTGGGACAAACgtctttaaatatgaagaaaaatacacagaattATAAgaactatgcgtaaaaaatcgttcatctttccatattaCGAATAAACGCTTTTTACgatctttataaaaaacgtacacaataacaatgaaatatataacgaaggtttgggaaaaaattcgagacgattgtctcactagtaataaagaattacgttaaagattgagcggaattggtaacgagcagtCGTCTAACCTCGCATTCgcttatttcgacattttgtttcttcttggtttggaccattcctgtcataggcTTCTATTaacgtctttttattaacacttttttcttgattcatttCCCTTTGCACTCTCTGAagcgatttttaacataaaaaactatagtattttcgccagggactaatgaaatttggggtgtTCGgccagtgatggatccccgattaattaatggcttgtaatttcattcgccatgagataagttgaaaaaatttatttacaatttcgaattaataattctgtcattaatttaaagtgattatatctttaattagggagtaaaaattgatgaaatttaaacaCCTACAAAATATGATCATTCGGGcgtgatctaccttaaatgttcgataacccgacctgaaatttcgccaatctattcgcatgcacttttactttagtGTCATTTATAAAATCAGTTGTTCGTAGAATATTCGGCTTCGTGAAAAGAATGCCTTAAACAGCATCAGGAATATCGACATGGAAAAAGTGAACGATCgagtaaaaaaatgcatttgttCCAAGACGTTCAAGGGAAAGGCTGACTCTTCATTATTCTTTTGTACAATGGAAATGAACTTCGGAAGAAAATTGGTAAATGAGCGAGCCAGAATCATGGCCAAAGCTCGCAGAGCTCTTTTGAGTGGGGCATACTCGTAAGAAGTAGCGTCATCCCAATCGTGCTGTTACGTCTGGTCCTAGTAGCGATAATTTCGATAAATCGGATTCCACACGaagtgattcgtgaaataaaaaagaggtgaatcgaaattttttttttttttttttcaatttcgttgaagtccaacgttggaaacttcagcgacaTACGATGCACAACTTTTCCTGAATGAGAATCTCGTAAACCAATAAGGAGTTTCAAGCGtattttatggaaaaattattttccaactttgcacaataacattttttaaacagaaagctcaagacagtattaaacttctggctgAAATGCGGATGATTCGCCGTCTCGAAATTGAGacatttattgttgaagttcacaattttttgaaaatttccatgagagcccatgtttaacctgtcattttcaacaacgacgctgaagtttccaacgttggagtccaatgaaacgaacgaaaaaaaacgtttgtaatttaccaatttcttatttcacgaatcgttggtgcagcttgaaaaactacgaatcgcaaatttggcagggaacaaaataggagaattactggaattattggtgagtttttttcgatcatttcgttggactccaacgttggaaacttcagcgtcatttttcaacattgatatctcgattttcatatggtgaaacctctccaaatttttcatacattaaaGCGCTGTTTAAGAAGATTCacgcaaattttcaattgatcaacttggaataataaaatgtaatgtatttttcgtatggcATCCTATACATATATTGCTTGCTTCCTTAATCAAAGTGGAATTCGTTCAATGGCTAATTGAGGAGGATAGATTTCGGCTGATTCAGGCGCCACGCATTTCCTGATCAGAAGATTTGAAATCCGCCTCGATTCCGTTGCGATAAGTTGCTTCGATATAAAATGTTATTAAGGGGACCGGGCATTTATCGGTTGTACTCGTATAAGCCATAATATACAGAAGGCATGTCGCGTTGAATTTGCTTGTGGCGATGTGGGTGATGGCGCGGTGGTTCTGGCCTCGTTGAACTCTCGATTTCGATATGAGATCCAGAACCGGCCGGTCACGATTCACGAAAGAGACAAAACCGGATGAGAAACGAGACGGGGCACGGTCGCACGCCACCGGTCTAAATCTCATACACGCCGAAGGATTACGCTGCTCGAATAGCCATACCGATCCaacgacgatttttcgaaacattTTCCCCGTTATTTCCCCGAGGCAAATCTCAAAAACCGGCTATAAAAACGTTATTCGCCCGAAGTGGCTATACGGGGTGTCCGAAAAGTCGACTCCAATAATAATGGCTTTCGATGGACGGCGAAATTCTGAAAAGAAAAGTCCTCAGCGGTTTTTCTCTCCGACGCGCCGTTGCtgagatatcgaaaaaaaattatacagggtgtccgaaAAGTGAACTTCGACAATAATGGCTTTCGACGGACAGCGAAATTCTGAAAAGGAAAGTCCTCAGCCGTTTTTCTCTCCGACGCACCGTTGCtgagatatcgaaaaaaattatacagtGTGTCCGAAAAGTGAACTTCAATAATAATGGCTTTCGACGGAGGGCGAAATTCTGAAAAGAAAAGTCCTCAACCGATTTTCTCTCCGACGCACCGTTAAGGCGTTACGGAACGCATAAAATAGTGGATTACAACAAGCGCGTATCTCGTGAACGGCGAACCTGAGAGAAAAATGCCCgagaactttttttcttaGGATTTGATAATGAGTTCAGCACTAGGAATACGAGGGACGATTTTTCGGACACCCTCTATACaccaatatttataattcactCGCTCCATCCGCGTTTTCTCTTTACCTTCGCCGTTTCGACTGAGGAGAATCGTTTTGTGGTTGTTGCAAATGAAGTGGCGAGAGATTGGGCCCATAAGCGAGGCCTTGATTAGCCCCAGTTGCGGAAGAATCGCCAGGAATTAATTGACATTGAGGGGACTGCATGGACGGAGATGGCAGACTCGGTGGGGCTGGTGGGCCCAATTGATAAGCGACCGAGGACGGGGGAACGTAGTGCGATGGCCCGGGGGGAGCGTGGCCCAGGCCAACCCCATAGCCCGCACTCCCTGCACCGGCCCCACCGTACATCTCTTCCGTCCCCTGATAATCTATTTTGAATATAACTTTTTCACCGTTCCTCCTCCCACCCGCCCAAAAATCCTCGTTCCCCTTTCCCCACCAGGGCCGATTTGCGTTACCGTCTTCGTTTCGTCACCCAATTCATTAACTTCACTAATTTCAATAACTAATCAACCTGACGAGACGCACTAATTTTTTTACGTGTACGAACACACCccacttttttcctccatccGCTAAATTTGTACGTATACATAAATAAACTTGTTGACATTAATACAAGCTAACGAGCCGGTGCTTCTTCGTACATTTATTGTCAATATATCCGAACTGATGTAACACGACGATTTATCTTCACTTCCTTGTATGTGTTTATTCGTATCATACGGATTTACACAGCACACACACATTAGTCCCCGAGCCCGACGATTTTCGGCTGCTTTTTCGAAAGTGTTTCGTATCGTTCCAAATACCAACGGGAAGCAGCAATACTTTCACGAGCCTCGAATCTTATTACGGTGCAACGTAAAAGAGGATTCTTCGAGAACGAGACATTTTGGTATTCGACCGTTCCTCACTCACCGTTTCCGATTATCCCGCTCTCGAcatattcatttgtttttttttttttttcaacgctcaCCTTGACTTAGAAAAAGCAACAAAGACTTCTCACACAACGCTAGGTGTAAAGATATTCATGTACATTCGAATCTCGTTTACACTGATTCACCGAGCATTCATTTTCGaacgtatttttatttcgtaacaTAATTTGACGGTTGAGTGACGAGTATGAGGAAAAACCGAAATTTCCGAGTCCAGGGTTCACTGGACTGAGAAATATACGCAACGACAGTTTTTTTGTATGCTGATAAATTCGAATATGGATCGTACTACGTCGTCACGGTGTTCGTAAGCAGGTATATTGTGAATATTATGGTGacgtatatatttgtatatggGTGAGTAAATGTTTCGAAATAGCAGCAACGTGTTCGTAACGCCGCGAGGCCGGACCGAGAATCGTGGACTCTTCACCACCCACGATCGCCACTGACTGATTTCCCCCGTACACAACCCAAGCACATATAATCCTCGAGTGCCTATCTCTTCTCCCACCACAAAATGGTGAATGAACCTGCCACAGATCGCACTCTTGGTAACTTTACATAATTTCAACCtgacttcattatttttcattttttccttttcacatTATTCTTTTCAGTAGGAACGATTTCGGTGTGcagatttttgttgaaaaaccgTGAGAATTATCGACGAGTGTACCAGGGGGATTGGAATCTACGTCGAATGACTTTactgaatttttgagaaatgTTTCAAGCCCTTTGAATAAGATGGAGTGAAAATGTCGTGAGGTCTGTGGGAAACACGTGCGAGTCGAATCTCCGGGATTGAGGAGATTTGAATGCTCCGCGAACGAGACGAGCGAGAGATTTCTCTCTAGCtttctcgttcttttttttttacgaagaaAATTGGTACAACGTCAACCTCCGAATTGACGGTCACAGATTTTGTTTTGATTGTTTTAAAATTCTTTGTGGTTATCACGGTGGAACAGAATAATTTATAAGGTTATTTGTGTtattcgaaaaatgattttttttcgtagtttttctggtaaaattgttaaattttgcTTTCCATCGTATTCGATTGTGAAAATTGGATTGAGGCAAATGATCTGCTTAgcagtattgaaaaaatggaatgctAAAAACTCACCCTATGCTGCCTGCACTTCGTTTTTGTGCCATTTTTGTTGGGTCAGACCCTGAAagtaaacaaaattaaaatagagCATTGAACGGGTGAAAAGGCAGTGGAAAACATGACTGATTCGTCTCTTTAAAAATCACATTATGTTTTACacttaataaaaattttcttattcaTTAAAGCGTCGATCGAAATtcagttttgaataaaaaatgctgTGACAAGTTGACCTGAATATTGtgataaagaaaaacaacaaacaaaTGATTACCACGAACTGCCcagttttttctccaatttggGTCGCATTGCGATAGAGAAAAAATCCATCTTGTAAACGCgagcgagcaagagagagggagagagagagagagagagagaaacgtatACAGACATAAACGAACACTTATGCGTCAAATGACGCGTGATtcaatactaaaaaaaaaaagaggccaaaaacgaaaatgagtGTTTTCCCATGAGTTTTTGATCGCAAGCAagtggcaaaaaaaaaattaaaaaattacgcGTCATTGAACTTGAaataagaagagagaaaaaaagaatattcaaCGTCAACGTCAAACTTCGTACGAGAGAACTCGACGTTTTTACCTGGCATGGAATGGGCGATCGACATTTCGATAGTAAACATTCAGAGGTTTAGTTTATTCCCTTACACCTGTTAAAACACGGTCACGATGATGCACCCACGCTCTTTATTCAATACACATCAACTTATGAAACTCGTTCGATCGCGAACAGCTTACGACAAAACTGGGTGTTTACACTCTTTTCGTTACGccattttgaagttttcacgCTCCGCGACGAGACATAATTTTTCTAGTTGAAAACGTAAACGGAAGAGGCGCTATGTACTTGAGAAACACCGCGGACGAAACCTCCGTGAACTTGGCCAAGTTCACGGAGGTTTCGACCGCCGCGaaggacttttttttgtattgattATTCGTCTGGTTTTTTGTTGATAGGAATTTTCAAACACACCTAATCAAAGCGGCCTCGTTTTTGTGGGttacaattttataattcagaggaaaattatgaataaatttttgtaaaattatgctcgttttctccaacgttaatctgtttataaactcggttcatcctatctcgaaactatatgaaaaaaattgtgtttgaaccgcgtcggagaaaacggtcATTGGCCGATATTCGTCGAATTTGATCCAACACAATCACCGACAAGAGCTCGACAAATTATTTACACCAATCAGAAATCTAAAATTGATTGGCCAAGTTCACGGAGGTTAATTTCCCTCGCTTTTTCTCCaacaataattgataaaatatatatcgTTACTGGAGGCACTGGAGGTAAAGAAGAAAAGCTAAGTGAACAAGCAAGACGACTGCAACGGACTTTCATTTGTCttgaaaaacgtaatttttctttgaaataaaTTGTCTGCACGTGCAGACAAttaagttttttaaaattctttcttGTCGGTGAACacccgatgatttttttgcaaacgttCGATTATTCTGATGTGTAAAACTGTTAGCATCTTAAACTCCAAGGCAAATTCTGtcgcacgatttttttctaataatcctaaatcgagatttttcgttGCTGTACAAGAGGAGATATTTTTGTTTCGACTCTGATAGCCAAACGCATACCTAAAAACCATGACAAATCAGAATGAACTAGTCAACATATCGTTTGTTGTGTCggagaaattcaaaaatgagGAAGAATGCAACGAAGAAATGTGGGAAGCGTACAATGTGAGTTACATGTTTTATAAATTTGTTATGCTTTCTCAGGACCAGGTTTCACTCCGAGTGAATGTGAAACAACCAGTGTCATATTAGGCACGTTCCCCTTATCGCCTGTCAATGCTTGCAACCCCCGAGTACCGGCCGCAGTGGATAGGGTTTTGAATGTTGTGGGCGATAACTGGAACGCACCTATTGTAATTTCATGTGTAACAactgattattatttcgttgtGTATTTTTATTGACATTTAAAATGCATATAATTTATAGTACAAACACTACTTGAACCATCCTGATATTGAAGTATTATTAAATTTGATATAATGGGAATATAAGTCCTGAAAACATTTCATGTCATTTCTGAACAGATTATTCTCAGGCGTATCTTATAACCTGAGTATTCTTGAGATAAATGTCAACCATGACTGAAtccaattgttttcattttcaatgcaAACAGATGTGCGAGCAGAATGAATTTCAACCACATTGGATACAGGAGACGGAGTGTCACTGCTTAGAACCCAAGAAAACTGATGTCTTTGTAATGGAAACTTTCAGTGGggatgtttttgaaaaattatcccaATCAAAATGCTTGTAAGCTTTCACTGGAACAATTTTCTACTATATCAATAACTCATACtagtttattatttattccatATTGATTAAAGATTATGCGTAAActgaatttttacaattcaaCAGAATAGTAGGACCTCGTTGTTTgctcaattgttttttatccGGTGAGCCTATTCCTGAAGGCAATAGTCCTGTTCTCACAACTGCCATGCGAGGGACAATTATTTGTACCACTGGATTAACACCAGAAATCAAGGTGGGGCatcatcgaatgaaaattcttctccaattctataaaaactcatggataatttattttttgtgcacagaaaaaaattcaacaaagaGTGGAGTACATGGGTGGCATATATATGAAACAACTGAGGGCCTCTGTCACTCATTTAATAAGTGATTCTGTCATGTCACTAAAGTACGAGGtaatggaaaataatgagACTTGTTAAAAATTGACAACCCTATGATGATAATGTTTCATGTGATTCAGTGTGTAATCGTAATTTCTCAAACCACGATTTGATACTTTGTCTATTCATTTAGAAAGCAATAGAACGAGGAATCCCTGTATTAACGGATGGTTGGGTAGATGCAATTTGGCAAGCAAATATGAAAGAATTCGTGAAATATGACGATTCACGATTCGACGGGTATAAATGTCCTGTTTTCATGAATCTCATTGTTACGGCAACGAATTTATCGAAGAACCAGAAAGAAACGGccaaaaaattaatcaatgaAAACGGCGGGGTAAGACAATCTCTATCGGTTTTTCCATTTACATTCAATCCCCTCGCCCTATTatccaattaatttttcgttattttctcgATTTCAGACGTTTATGGGTGCTTTAGATGGGTCAAAGGTAAAGGTGGTCCTTGCCCCACTGAATTGCTCTCTAACGGACAAACTCAGATACGCCAGGGACAATAATATTGCTTGTTTAAATGTTGAATGGGTTACCAAAAGTATAAGCGCTGGCTACGCTTTGCCATTCACAGAATATCTTGTTTTGTCGACCAAAGGATGTTCAACACCAGACAAATCACAAAGTAAGTTTTCGAACATCCAAATGATATTAACTTTTCTTCCCTGCTTCTAATTCTATAATATCaatacaaaaaagtatttcatTGTAATTTTCCTTCCATTTACTAAAATTCTTGTTATTTATCTGCGCAGTTCCGGCTCTCAACTGTTCGAGTATAAGTATGATTAAAGAATCAGTCAATACCAACCACATCGTTGAGGAAACGATGACAGCAACAATGAATTCAATGACTAGCGCAAACAATGTTTCCTTGTATGCTTCAAACGATTGTCAGTCTCTGGCCCCATATATTTCCAAACTAGACAGGCTTGATGTCAGAGAAGCAAAATTGGCTGGCCCATTTCTTGATGGATGCAACGCAAGTTTAGCCCATAGAAACTTGACCAATTTCTATacgtgatttttccattttcatgtttCTCTTTTTTACAGATATACTTGACAGGATTTCCAACGAATCATCGAGATAAAATCAATCGTATATTAAACGCTGGTGGTGCGACGAGATTGAATGATATTTCCGACTCGATAACTCATGTGATTGTCGGCGATCCCAGTAAGGCTTCAAATGAACTTAAGCTCATTCATGGCAAAGGATTGAAGTGAGTAAAATCATTGAACTTAACAAAGCATAGAagcaaatttgtttttctttcaactaaTCGTATTTGGTAAATTTCCTCATATCCAGTCCTCATGTACTGAGTCTCGACTGGCTCCAAGAAAGTCTCAGATTACAGCGTCCAGCTCCTGAGGAACGTTTCATCGACGAGAAGGGTTCGAGTCCTCATGCTGAAACAGCTGAGCCACCGTCACCGTTGAGCAAAAAGGTTGGAACGGAGTATCATACAAATTTCATTCCTCCTTTGCATACCAAATAATAGTCAATTGATTGAACTGTTTACTGCAGAACTTACAGATGTTGCAAAGACCTAAGAGACCAAGGGCACCACAACTTGATACTGATCATCCAAGAGCCATGGAAAATACTACCGAAGGTGAAGACGATGAAACCAGTCTCTTGCAACAATATCTTcaaaaaacagatgaaaataGTGGTAAATAAttcttgccattttttttgttattatttcaaaTCGTACTTATAATCATAAGcataaaaaactttcattcgtttatttttcagccTCTGAAATTACAGTTCAATATAATTCCACTTTGAAACCAACTTCGAAAACAGTCAGCAGAGTTGACTCattgaatatttcgaaaacaaatGTAAGCATAGATCCTGAGGTGACGAAGGATCGATCCAATGATAGTGCTGTGCCTTATAGTCAATCTACAACTTCGGAGAAAATGTTCGAAGGTAAGTCTCCCATTCCATAAAAACTTGTCATAAATTATTTGCAATATTAGACGTCTCAATAACcttttgaatttcttcattttttttccacattcatttacgattttttttcctccaggaaaaacgtttctcatAACTGGTTTCGACAGTGAGGAAGCTTCGATCATAATGGAAAATGTCGTTGAACTTGGGGGACGCCTCGTTTTCAATTCTCGCACGAGAGTGCCTGATTACGGCGTCGTGCCTTTACTCGGTGCTGTGCTGAAAGACAAGGTCAATGAAATCGTCACTGAACTTTTTATCGTaagtaaatattatttttaacatTCAACTGTTTCACGCTTCGAACcccaatgaaaaaatcaactcacctttttcatttttcattaccaGGAAGATTGCATAGACCAGGACAAAGTAGTTGAGTTCGAGTATTATCATCGACCCATCTCGATATCCGAAGATGCTAAGCCACTGGCTGATTTAGTTATCGCGACGAGCACGTACTCTGGAGTCGAACGAAATTACTTAACCAAACTGGCTGTTATTCTCGGGGCCCAGTAAGCCATATACTTCTTACTATTTCAATAGGAGTCTCCTCCCATCGAAGAATCTTTcattaaatttcttttttctcagacACCAAGACACTTTTGCACGAAAAACCAATCTCGACCGTACTCATCTCGCGAGCACACATCTGATCTGCCCCGCTCCGAAAGGGAGCAAATACGCGGCTGCTGTAAAATGGAAATTACCAGCGGTTACCGCAGAGTGGTTGAGAGCCTGCGCAAAAGAGCTGAAACATGTGGACGAAACTTATTATCTCGTGGGCGAAGCGATAGGTGAATCACAACATAACGATCATACTTGTTCTTTCTACAAAATCTCGcgacaatgaaaattatttaaagtAAGATGCGCAAAcgactttttttaatttttaagcTCCAGAAAACTCTTCAAAAGCAGCAGAAAGTTCTGGAATGGGTCCACCTTCAGCCGCGACACCGCGAAAGATTATAACACCTCGAAGACACTTCCCTCAGGCTCAAGGTACTCCTGGCTGCGAAACTCCTCCCACTAATAAAAACCTCAGTCTCGCGATGGGAAATACACCAAAAACACCGTGTGGCGGCACAGCCACTCCCGATACACCGTATGGCGGCATAGCTACTCCCGAAACTCCGTATGGCAGAATTTTCAGAGAAAATCCCTCGCCGGCAACGAGAAAAGAATGGTACCTGTGGACCCAAAAGTTCCctaatttgaaggaaaaaacaccGCCACCTCCTAAAAGGCGAAATCCCAGCACCGTAAGTTTTTTAACTCGATAAAGCTTCACCCGGTTTCATTATAAGCATCATTCTATTTGAAACTCTTGGCTAAAGCACCTCACGAAAGTGCGAAGAAATTAGAACGCCCTCATcgatttgtttcaaattcgttaGCAgcttgaattataaaatttccaGCCATTGTCAGAACTCCGGAACCAATTTTGGGAGCTGGTTCAAGTACCCATACCGCCGAAACAGGTAgcgatattttatttcgataagtTCATACAAAGAATCGCGTTGTTTCGAGTATGATTTTAATACTTTGTTTGCTTATTAAAGGCTCGTCAAGATGAGGACGGTCAAGTTTTCGAACCAGGACCTTCAATTCCAGGGGGAGAACAGAGTCACGCAAATATAACAACAAGAGAAGAAGGAGTTGAACAGGCAACTCCTTTGGCTGAGGAACAACTGATAAAGCGAAAATTGTCTTACAGCGAGGATGTTTCCAAGAAAGCGATAGAACGACAAATTGAACAACTTGATCAAGTTTTACGAGGGGCCAGTAACACACCCGAAAGTCGATACTCACCTTCCGGTAACGCAAAGGTTTACAACGAACAGCCTACTGAAAGAATGAATAAATGTGAGCCCCACCCTCATGTGTTTTTCATTCgacgcattttttttctttttcgggtttacaatacaacattttttgttcataagGTATGGTTAAAGATTCACAACCTGATACCGTCGAATGGGAAGATCCTGGGCATCAGAGACAAATTCCTTACGTCCCGGTAAGATTTTCACAAGCACTATTCATAAGATTGTG
This sequence is a window from Venturia canescens isolate UGA chromosome 8, ASM1945775v1, whole genome shotgun sequence. Protein-coding genes within it:
- the LOC122415137 gene encoding DNA topoisomerase 2-binding protein 1 codes for the protein MTNQNELVNISFVVSEKFKNEEECNEEMWEAYNMCEQNEFQPHWIQETECHCLEPKKTDVFVMETFSGDVFEKLSQSKCLIVGPRCLLNCFLSGEPIPEGNSPVLTTAMRGTIICTTGLTPEIKKKIQQRVEYMGGIYMKQLRASVTHLISDSVMSLKYEKAIERGIPVLTDGWVDAIWQANMKEFVKYDDSRFDGYKCPVFMNLIVTATNLSKNQKETAKKLINENGGTFMGALDGSKVKVVLAPLNCSLTDKLRYARDNNIACLNVEWVTKSISAGYALPFTEYLVLSTKGCSTPDKSQIPALNCSSISMIKESVNTNHIVEETMTATMNSMTSANNVSLYASNDCQSLAPYISKLDRLDVREAKLAGPFLDGCNIYLTGFPTNHRDKINRILNAGGATRLNDISDSITHVIVGDPSKASNELKLIHGKGLNPHVLSLDWLQESLRLQRPAPEERFIDEKGSSPHAETAEPPSPLSKKNLQMLQRPKRPRAPQLDTDHPRAMENTTEGEDDETSLLQQYLQKTDENSASEITVQYNSTLKPTSKTVSRVDSLNISKTNVSIDPEVTKDRSNDSAVPYSQSTTSEKMFEGKTFLITGFDSEEASIIMENVVELGGRLVFNSRTRVPDYGVVPLLGAVLKDKVNEIVTELFIEDCIDQDKVVEFEYYHRPISISEDAKPLADLVIATSTYSGVERNYLTKLAVILGAQHQDTFARKTNLDRTHLASTHLICPAPKGSKYAAAVKWKLPAVTAEWLRACAKELKHVDETYYLVGEAIAPENSSKAAESSGMGPPSAATPRKIITPRRHFPQAQGTPGCETPPTNKNLSLAMGNTPKTPCGGTATPDTPYGGIATPETPYGRIFRENPSPATRKEWYLWTQKFPNLKEKTPPPPKRRNPSTPLSELRNQFWELVQVPIPPKQARQDEDGQVFEPGPSIPGGEQSHANITTREEGVEQATPLAEEQLIKRKLSYSEDVSKKAIERQIEQLDQVLRGASNTPESRYSPSGNAKVYNEQPTERMNKCMVKDSQPDTVEWEDPGHQRQIPYVPISLVEEAKEDETPMEEERKKKFMLSGIKDRVNYEMVIKKLGGELSTETHFDPTATHLLCIRPSRNEKMLGSIAGGKWVLHCTYLRDCDEKGEFINEEKYEWGNPLSKNVIPEPTGDTEKSIAAAVHRWRLKLSREPGGAFQEMVALLLVNKEKYDQFARLISAGGGTVVQAKAPYDSSPGGRRITHCFIQLNKLDQPVDWAMLASKGILCFQPQYLSEYLTAENPINPRDSVIPEFKKYLSLLPR